From a single Sorghum bicolor cultivar BTx623 chromosome 5, Sorghum_bicolor_NCBIv3, whole genome shotgun sequence genomic region:
- the LOC110435909 gene encoding uncharacterized protein DDB_G0283697-like: MGPHVSLWDLEACQMSNEALLDKEVAARVRANVAGDFQSEQANGFSMKPEEGYYDLVSIFMVKEDDAECEKRRTSTEKHKFVKDTEKKKEKRKNLECQVLEERQAKQRCEGEPEEESPDEDDGDDDDDDNDSKGMVAHLDQTRGLRYLESRGGRHGPLGSIPSRKRRRRRLKRSKGGGRKRSRRKKRKSRISVVLWSSSSDKKHRSSSGSGSCRSSSGSRGNSGSMRNSWSSNGSKSYRSLNYSSGGGSSS; this comes from the exons ATGGGCCCCCACGTTTCGCtgtgggacctcgaggcatgccaaATGTCTAACGAGGCGCTTCTGGACAAGGAGGTTGCCGCCAGGGTTAGGGCGAACGTCGCGGGTGATTTCCAGTCGGAGCAGGCGAATGGCTTCTCCATGAAGCCTGAGGAAGGTTACTATGACCTG GTGTCGATTTTTATGGTGAAGGAGGATGACGCTGAATGTGAGAAAAGGCGCACCTCCACAGAGAAGCACAAGTTTGTGAAAGAcacggagaagaagaaggagaagaggaaGAACCTCGAGTGTCAGGTGCTCGAGGAACGACAAGCTAAACAAAGGTGtgagggggagcctgaggaagaatcacCCGATGAAGACGATggtgatgacgacgatgacgacaaCGACTCTAAGGGGATGGTGGCTCACCTCGATCAG ACAAGGGGACTGAGGTACCTCGAGTCGAGGGGCGGACGCCATGGCCCATTGGGCTCCATTCCATCgaggaagagaagaagaagaagactgaAGAGGAGCAAAGGAGGAGGAAGGAAGAGAAgcagaagaaagaagaggaagagcAGGATCAGCGTCGTCTTGTGGAGCAGCAGTAGCGACAAGAAGCATAGGAGTAGCAGCGGCAGCGGGAGCTGCAGGAGCAGCAGTGGCAGCAGAGGGAACAGTGGCAGCATGAGGAATAGCTGGAGCAGCAACGGCAGCAAGAGCTACAGGAGCCTGAACTACAGTAGCGGCGGTGGCAGCAGCAGTTAG